One window from the genome of Carassius carassius chromosome 15, fCarCar2.1, whole genome shotgun sequence encodes:
- the c4b gene encoding complement C4-B, which produces MRIPMSTRETKTITKKGQFEAVNLEIFESKSSELKSINGEPPYLNLACEVDGQKRQTRVLVSKHSGYIFIQTNQPIYNPKQKVSFRIFTFDHSMRPKSENIYVYIYNAEGNKIKKSAYKVFSGVLSKDYHIPDISKPGVWKITAHYKGDEINAAVREFKVQKFVLPSFEVSIHSEKTFLLVNAETYTFTIRASYTYGKTIDGGFHCRFGIKKDESESNAREIEFIRGLEKTGSVKEGHANITVKISDLSQKLNSALEELAATQAQFYIAVTVTDILSGEVQETEAFLPIVLSPYNVDLSRTTSFYTPTFPLQAVVTVRQPNGSPAEGVQVNLHVSSTKEKFIVKTNKEGVAFQNFNLEGTPPSVLVQATVDGFKSTKEVRPMKSSTNNFLHISVTDKVLSAEEFLDVTFYVNGNPEDGQIYYMILSRGMLRSASSVASGSVVKISIRIGPEMIPSFRLIAYYYDTNGDSIANSVWVDVEDKCEGKLEVKLHDNHNYQPDDIAELDIDVGTQKNAKVALLVVDKAIYALGAQNKLTPKQVFTLMQSYDLGCSYGGGENAAAVFNDAGLAFISHSTSFRSMMRKGFSCEAGFRRNKRSIDVQAEMAKKEAAFKKAELQKCCRHGFTLIPMKFTCEERAKRVGKTESKECVKVFQECCEFATKLRDKKRREDQRTGHGRTVNSNEVEDFSDFGIETIRRYFPPSFEFNQIDVKEKVRHKIHLQHSITTWEIQSLSFSPSHGFCVAEPIDLTVFKSLFISLRLPYSVKRFEQLSIVAVIFNYGKMERELVVQMQQVEGLCSPGSASSSSAVRISLEPQSSQTVTFPAVPMKIGEIPIIIELYEVEEEEKLRVDAIQKTLLVMNEGVEMREELTYFINLDGRSDRRFFINGFFPNNTVPETDVNLFVKLEDEAFAKSTAVPLLSSSKVENLIRAPKGCGEQTMIFMSPTALSIRYLDKSQRWMELEAGARDKALDFIEQAYERILTFKKPDGSYGAWLNYPTSTWLTALVVKVLSLVAERQIETLEQQGTTEKMISQMDIRDAVTYLIKTQSSDGSFTDTNPVYHREMQGGIGGVDQDASLTAFITIALYRSLPYLEEEVTDVNKSISLATNFLLKRVGDLKRPYALAITAYCLSVCLTDRTQSLSAWRKLRSLAKPVEDCLVWQDDVTMRLVNEAKTNRVPPGVALTVETTAYALLTALAQNDLLTANAAACFLSSQENYEGGFKSTQDTIMALEALSEYALSIPEAPFGTINALFTIQGRSEMEKLTLDKNDKVETELKRLVGMGIDVNLSGKGKIKMKVAKAYYAHKEDSNCADLSINVTVEGKVEYTSYVQQTYNYYEDYEQDEERNEEEDLPRSAIEWFDARSRQKRDTTQNTQDEVVYTVCVSHTQGRNLSGMAIADITLLSGFDAISTDLEKLKDLVDRYISHYELTRGRVLLYFNEIEEGEACIAFGAKQSVAIDLVQPAPATFYDYYEPDRRCSVLYSAPKRSKAISVLCSDDVCQCAERGCFTEKKTIDMEITKKKRFEYACYHTNIEYAFEVIVDSVTEESNFVLYSATVTVVLRYSGDLSVSADSTRVFAKRKHCKAELKEGKTYLIMGNDGPTKDLNGNMQYLLDSKTWVEEKLSPSTCRASVNKGFCKELKDFVKEYQVNGCNM; this is translated from the exons ATGCGTATTCCCATGTCTACACGGGAGACCAAAACAATCACCAAAAAGGGGCAGTTTGAAGCAGTGAATCTTGag ATATTTGAGAGTAAAAGTTCAGAACTGAAATCAATCAATGGAGAGCCTCCCTATCTCAACCTGGCATGTGAAGTTGATGGTCAGAAACGGCAGACCCGTGTCCTGGTCTCCAAACACAGTGGCTACATCTTTATTCAGACAAACCAACCTATATACAACCCCAAACAGAAAG tTTCATTTAGGATCTTCACTTTCGACCACTCCATGCGACCAAAATCTgagaatatttatgtatatatatat AATGCTGAGGGGAACAAGATCAAGAAATCAGCATACAAAGTTTTCAGTGGCGTTCTGTCCAAGGACTACCACATCCCTGATATCTCAAA ACCTGGTGTATGGAAGATTACAGCACACTACAAAGGTGACGAGATAAATGCTGCAGTACGTGAATTCAAGGTCCAGAAGTTTG TTCTTCCTAGCTTTGAGGTTTCTATTCATTCAGAGAAAACCTTTCTGCTTGTGAATGCTGAGACATATACATTCACCATTAGAGCCTC ATACACATATGGCAAGACCATTGATGGTGGTTTCCACTGTCGGTTTGGGATAAAAAAGGATGAGTCAGAGAGTAATGCTAGAGAAATCGAATTCATCAGGGGACTGGAAAAAACTGGATCT GTGAAAGAAGGCCATGCCAATATTACAGTTAAAATCTCAGACCTCAGTCAAAAACTGAATTCAGCATTAGAAGAATTAGCAGCAACTCAGGCCCAGTTCTACATTGCTGTCACAGTCACAGATATTTTAA GTGGTGAGGTACAGGAAACAGAAGCTTTCCTTCCCATTGTTTTGAGCCCGTACAATGTGGATCTGTCTCGGACAACATCGTTCTACACACCTACATTCCCCCTTCAAGCAGTG GTCACAGTCCGTCAGCCAAATGGTTCCCCAGCTGAAGGTGTTCAAGTGAACTTGCATGTCTCAAGCACCAAAGAAAAgtttattgttaaaactaataaaGAAGGAGTTGCATTTCAGAATTTCAACTTGGAAGGAACTCCGCCTTCAGTTTTAGTACAG GCAACAGTGGATGGTTTCAAGTCAACAAAAGAAGTGCGCCCAATGAAATCCTCAACAAACAACTTCTTGCATATTAGTGTGACTGATAAAGTACTGTCAGCAGAAGAGTTTTTGGATGTTACATTTTATGTCAATGGTAATCCAGAAGATGGGCAAATATATTATATG ATTCTCAGTAGAGGCATGCTGAGATCAGCAAGCTCTGTTGCATCAGGTTCTGTGGTAAAAATATCCATCCGTATTGGTCCAGAGATGATCCCGTCCTTCAGACTGATCGCCTATTACTATGACACAAATGGTGACTCCATTGCAAACTCAGTATGGGTAGATGTAGAAGACAAGTGTGAGGGAAAG CTTGAGGTAAAACTGCATGACAATCATAATTATCAACCAGATGATATCGCTGAGCTTGACATTGACGTAGGAACGCAGAAGAATGCAAAAGTGGCCTTACTAGTTGTGGACAAAGCCATTTACGCCCTGGGTGCTCAAAACAAACTGACTCCAAAACAG GTTTTCACCCTCATGCAGTCTTATGATCTGGGGTGTTCATATGGTGGTGGAGAGAACGCAGCTGCTGTTTTTAATGATGCTGGTCTGGCCTTCATCTCCCACTCAACCTCATTTCGTTCAATGATGAGAAAAG GGTTCAGCTGCGAGGCTGGTTTTAGACGCAACAAACGTTCTATAGATGTTCAAGCAGAAATGGCTAAAAAAG AAGCTGCATTTAAGAAAGCAGAATTGCAGAAATGCTGTCGCCATGGCTTTACCCTGATTCCTATGAAGTTTACTTGTGAGGAACGAGCGAAAAGAGTGGGCAAGACGGAAAGCAAAGAATGTGTGAAAGTCTTCCAAGAGTGCTGTGAGTTTGCAACCAAGTTAAGAGACAAAAAGAGGAGAGAGGACCAAAGAACAGGGCATGGCAGAA CTGTTAATTCTAATGAAGTCGAGGATTTCTCCGACTTTGGGATAGAAACAATTCGCAGATATTTCCCTCCAAGCTTTGAGTTTAATCAGATTGATGTGAAAGAAAAAGTTAG GCACAAAATCCATTTACAACACTCTATTACAACATGGGAGATCCAGTCTCTCAGTTTTTCTCCATCCCATG GTTTTTGTGTGGCGGAGCCAATTGATCTTACTGTATTTAAGTCATTGTTTATTTCCCTGAGGCTTCCCTATTCAGTTAAACGCTTTGAGCAACTGTCTATAGTTGCAGTGATTTTTAATTATGGCAAGATGGAAAGGGAG CTCGTTGTGCAAATGCAACAAGTGGAAGGTCTTTGTTCACCGGGATCAGCATCCTCCTCTTCTGCTGTCCGAATCAGTCTGGAGCCACAGTCCTCTCAAACTGTGACTTTCCCTGCTGTTCCCATGAAAATAGGTGAAATCCCTATCATTATTGAACTTTATGAagttgaagaagaagaaaaattgaGAGTGGATGCCATTCAAAAGACGCTCCTGGTCATG AATGAAGGAGTGGAAATGAGAGAAGAGCTGACGTATTTTATTAATCTGGATG GTAGAAGTGACCGGCGCTTCTTTATCAATGGATTTTTCCCGAATAACACAGTTCCTGAAACAGATGTCAACCTGTTTGTCAAACTAGAAG aCGAAGCATTTGCCAAGTCCACTGCTGTTCCATTACTCTCATCATCCAAAGTGGAAAATCTGATCCGGGCTCCTAAAGGCTGTGGAGAGCAGACGATGATCTTTATGTCTCCTACTGCCTTATCAATCCGCTACCTGGACAAAAGCCAACGTTGGATGGAACTGGAAGCAGGAGCCAGAGACAAAGCACTGGATTTCATTGAGCAAG CATATGAACGGATTTTAACATTCAAAAAGCCTGATGGATCCTATGGAGCTTGGCTAAACTATCCAACAAGTACCTG GTTGACTGCGCTGGTGGTGAAAGTGTTGTCCCTTGTGGCTGAGCGACAGATAGAAACTCTTGAACAGCAAGGAACAACAGAGAAGATGATTTCACAGATGGACATTCGTGACGCAGTCACATATCTGATTAAAACACAGAGCTCCGATGGGTCCTTCACTGATACAAATCCAGTCTATCACAGGGAAATGCAG GGAGGTATTGGAGGAGTTGATCAAGATGCCTCTTTAACAGCTTTTATCACGATAGCTCTTTATCGTTCCCTCCCTTACTTGGAAGAAGAAGTAACTGATGTG AATAAAAGCATCTCTCTTGCCACCAACTTCCTCCTTAAACGGGTCGGTGATCTTAAAAGACCTTATGCATTGGCCATTACGGCATACTGTTTGTCTGTCTGCCTCACTGATCGAACTCAGTCACTGTCCGCCTGGAGGAAACTCAGAAGTCTTGCAAAACCAG TGGAAGATTGCCTTGTTTGGCAAGATGATGTAACTATGCGGCTGGTAAATGAGGCAAAGACTAACCGTGTGCCCCCTGGAGTGGCATTAACAGTAGAGACCACCGCATACGCTCTCCTGACTGCACTTGCACAGAATGACTTATTAACAGCAAATGCTGCCGCATGCTTCTTGTCTTCACAAGAAAACTATGAAGGAGGTTTTAAATCAACACAG GACACTATCATGGCTTTGGAAGCGCTATCAGAGTACGCACTGAGTATCCCTGAAGCCCCCTTTGGTACAATCAATGCACTGTTCACCATTCAAGGGAGGTCTGAGATGGAAAAGCTGACTTTGGACAAAAATGATAAAGTGGAAACGGAATTAAAG AGACTAGTGGGAATGGGAATAGATGTAAACCTTTCCGGTaaaggaaaaattaaaatgaaa GTGGCAAAGGCTTATTATGCTCATAAGGAAGACTCCAACTGCGCTGACTTGTCTATAAATGTGACTGTAGAGGGAAAAGTGGAATACACAA gtTATGTACAACAAACTTACAATTACTATGAGGACTATGAACAAGATGAAGAGAGGAATGAGGAGGAAGATCTCCCCCGGTCAGCAATTGAGTGGTTTGATGCTCGCAGCAGACAAAAAAGAGACACTACGCAAAACACGCAAGATGAAGTGGTCTACACAGTGTGTGTCAG tcacacacaggGAAGGAACCTCTCTGGAATGGCCATTGCCGACATCACTCTACTTAGTGGCTTTGATGCAATCAGTACTGATCTAGAAAAG CTAAAAGATCTGGTGGACAGGTATATTTCTCACTATGAGCTCACACGAGGAAGAGTGCTATTGTACTTCAATGAG ATAGAAGAAGGTGAGGCATGTATAGCATTCGGAGCCAAGCAAAGTGTGGCTATTGATTTAGTTCAACCAGCTCCCGCTACCTTTTATGATTACTATGAGCCAG ACAGGAGATGTTCAGTGCTGTACAGCGCTCCCAAGAGGAGCAAGGCGATTTCTGTCCTGTGCTCAGATGATGTGTGTCAATGTGCAGAAA GAGGTTGTTTCACAGAGAAGAAAACAATTGACATGGAAATCACCAAAAAGAAGAGATTTGAATATGCTTGTTACCACACCAACATTGAATATG CATTTGAAGTCATTGTGGATTCAGTTACTGAAGAAAGCAATTTTGTGTTATATTCAGCAACTGTGACCGTGGTCCTCCGATACT